One genomic region from Streptomyces sp. NBC_01431 encodes:
- a CDS encoding putative glycoside hydrolase, whose amino-acid sequence MRGKRPRTRYAVIAISLLVPVCTALGAFAIQSSSRQLQVEGLSSRDVLGRADVSNPRLAITAKEGADLAEIEVRLDGKPVHTHRADGRLVLDTPSLTEGKHELTATSHSGLPFLHDVSRTFTVDTTAPKLRLSPAPATKPGAPVTVSGRVEDAGQVKVSIAGAPVPVGDDGTFSRRLEKPPARIEVVATDAAGNITREHVNAIAPYPLTRAAHLTAIGWSSDVVRDPVLRLVKDKKINAVELDIKDENGEVGYNSSVPLAREIGAVKNRYDARKVIDTLHGMGARVVGRIVAFRDPILAQASHRQGKDNRLVQAPDGSPYDGGHYGTLSFTNFADPEVREYNIALATEAAKLGFDDILYDYVRRPDGKLSTLRFPGLGKQTPEKSIADFVADTHRRLQPEGKYLGVSVFGIAATRPTEIAQDIPALAQHADYIAPMVYPSHWAEGEYGVASPNASPYEIVNRSLADFAKQVKGTRATVVPWLQDFSLGVHYGPTEVADQIRAAAGDGMNSFLLWNAGASYQGAALTTLR is encoded by the coding sequence ATGCGCGGAAAACGACCCCGAACGCGGTACGCCGTCATAGCAATATCCCTGCTGGTCCCGGTCTGCACGGCGCTCGGGGCCTTCGCGATACAGTCCTCCTCCCGCCAGCTCCAGGTCGAAGGGCTCAGCTCCAGGGACGTGCTGGGCCGAGCCGACGTCAGCAACCCGCGCCTTGCGATCACGGCCAAGGAGGGGGCCGACCTGGCCGAGATAGAGGTGCGGCTCGACGGGAAACCGGTGCACACCCACCGGGCCGACGGCCGCCTCGTACTCGACACCCCCTCGCTCACCGAGGGCAAGCACGAACTCACGGCCACGTCCCACAGTGGCCTGCCCTTCCTGCACGACGTGTCCCGGACGTTCACCGTGGACACCACCGCCCCGAAACTGCGGCTGTCCCCCGCCCCAGCCACCAAGCCGGGCGCACCGGTGACGGTAAGCGGCCGCGTCGAGGACGCCGGGCAGGTGAAGGTCTCCATAGCCGGTGCTCCCGTGCCCGTCGGCGACGACGGCACCTTCTCCCGGCGGCTCGAAAAGCCCCCCGCCCGTATCGAGGTGGTGGCCACGGACGCGGCCGGCAACATCACCCGCGAGCACGTGAACGCGATCGCGCCCTACCCCCTCACCCGGGCCGCGCACCTGACCGCCATCGGCTGGTCCTCAGATGTGGTCCGCGACCCAGTTCTCCGGCTCGTCAAAGACAAGAAGATCAACGCCGTCGAGCTCGACATCAAGGACGAAAACGGTGAGGTCGGCTACAACTCCTCCGTGCCGCTGGCCCGCGAGATCGGCGCCGTGAAGAACCGGTACGACGCACGCAAGGTGATCGACACCCTGCATGGCATGGGAGCCCGCGTCGTCGGCCGCATCGTCGCCTTCCGCGATCCCATCCTGGCCCAGGCGTCCCACCGCCAGGGCAAGGACAACCGTCTGGTCCAGGCCCCTGACGGCAGCCCCTACGACGGCGGCCACTACGGCACGCTCTCGTTCACCAACTTCGCCGATCCCGAGGTCCGCGAGTACAACATCGCCCTGGCCACCGAAGCGGCCAAGCTGGGCTTCGACGACATCCTGTACGACTACGTGCGCCGCCCCGACGGAAAGCTCTCCACACTGCGCTTCCCCGGCCTGGGCAAGCAGACGCCCGAGAAGTCCATCGCCGACTTCGTCGCCGACACCCATCGCCGCCTCCAGCCCGAAGGAAAATACCTCGGGGTCTCGGTCTTCGGCATCGCCGCCACCCGGCCCACCGAAATCGCCCAGGACATCCCCGCCCTGGCCCAACACGCGGACTACATCGCTCCCATGGTGTACCCCTCACACTGGGCCGAGGGCGAGTACGGGGTCGCCAGTCCGAACGCCAGCCCGTACGAGATCGTCAACCGGTCGCTGGCCGACTTCGCGAAGCAGGTCAAGGGCACCAGAGCCACGGTCGTCCCCTGGCTCCAGGACTTCTCCCTGGGCGTCCACTACGGCCCCACCGAAGTAGCCGACCAGATCAGGGCGGCGGCTGGAGACGGCATGAACTCCTTCCTGCTCTGGAACGCCGGAGCCAGCTATCAAGGGGCGGCACTGACCACCCTGCGATGA
- a CDS encoding class I SAM-dependent methyltransferase produces the protein MANGTPNNAAPSARARRHTFGDDAEEYDAFRPGYPAQLIDEVLDFAGLDDGALALEVGAGTGKATRAFAQSGVPVTCVEPDARMARVLQHRCGGLPQVTVEIADFETWRPTRRYGLLYCAQAWHWVDPAVRWRRAKAALSPGGAIALFWNHWFLESDDLTAELTGAHTRHGIDIPEHTILDPRPGPARYGSEARQWRDMVAAGFVDPAHRLYGSVHDRSPSALIGLLASYSGYRILPPRKRERIFADMAHTMAEQGGSVRVKVTTSLFLGRASADGNPPR, from the coding sequence ATGGCGAACGGGACTCCGAACAACGCTGCGCCGTCGGCGCGGGCACGCCGCCACACCTTCGGCGACGATGCCGAGGAGTACGACGCGTTCCGGCCCGGCTATCCCGCCCAACTGATAGACGAGGTCCTGGACTTCGCCGGCCTTGATGACGGCGCCCTTGCCCTGGAGGTGGGCGCCGGCACAGGCAAGGCGACGCGGGCTTTCGCACAGTCCGGCGTACCGGTGACCTGCGTCGAGCCCGACGCCCGCATGGCGCGTGTACTACAACACCGCTGCGGAGGGCTCCCCCAGGTGACTGTCGAGATCGCCGACTTCGAGACCTGGCGGCCCACACGGCGTTACGGGCTGCTGTACTGCGCCCAGGCATGGCATTGGGTGGACCCAGCCGTGCGCTGGCGCAGAGCGAAAGCCGCGCTGTCGCCGGGCGGAGCGATCGCCCTCTTCTGGAACCACTGGTTTCTGGAGTCCGACGACCTGACGGCTGAGCTGACGGGCGCCCACACTCGACACGGCATAGATATTCCTGAGCACACCATCCTGGATCCCCGCCCCGGCCCAGCGCGCTACGGGTCCGAGGCCCGCCAGTGGCGTGACATGGTGGCCGCCGGATTCGTGGATCCGGCCCACCGCCTGTACGGATCCGTACACGACCGCTCCCCTTCCGCTCTGATCGGCCTGCTCGCCTCCTACTCGGGCTACCGGATACTTCCGCCCCGCAAGCGGGAGCGAATCTTCGCGGACATGGCCCACACCATGGCCGAACAGGGCGGAAGCGTACGAGTGAAGGTGACGACAAGTCTCTTTCTCGGGCGGGCGAGCGCCGACGGCAACCCTCCGCGCTGA